The Halobacillus ihumii genomic sequence GATACCAAATTTCTCGAGCTTTCTTTTGACCGACGATACGGGAAAGCAAGCCAGCACCGTATCCTGCGTCGAAACTTCCAACCTTCGGACCTGTTTGACCAAAGATTGCATTGTCAGCAGCAATAGTCAAGTCACAAACGATATGTAGGACATGACCGCCGCCTACTGCATATCCGGAAACCATGGAAACGACAGGCTTAGGAATAACCCGGATTAGTCGTTGCAAGTCTAGCACATTCAAGCGAGGGATTTGGTCGTCACCGACATAACCTCCGTGCCCTCTAACGCTTTGGTCTCCACCTGAGCAAAATGCGTCATCACCAGCACCAGCTAATACAATGACTCCGATTTTAGAATCATCACGTGCATAAGCAAAAGCATCAATTAATTCTTGCACAGTTCTAGGAGTAAAAGCATTACGAACTTCTGGACGATTGATCGTAATTTTAGCAATTCCTTCAAAAGTTTCGTAGAGAATTTCTTCGTATTCTCTTTCAGTAACCCAGTTATAGGTCATACATAACCCTCCATTTTAAACAAATTGCGGATAAGTTTATCCGCTTCCATACAATTACTATTGTATCACGAAGTCTTCGACAGTTTTAGCAAAAAACTTCGGTTTTTCGAGATGGACTGTATGTCCGGAATTTTCAACGATGACTAAAGTGGATTCCGACAGTCGATGATCCATCTCCTTATTAATCGAGATAAATTTGTCATCCCACTCGCCTGCTAC encodes the following:
- the menB gene encoding 1,4-dihydroxy-2-naphthoyl-CoA synthase gives rise to the protein MTYNWVTEREYEEILYETFEGIAKITINRPEVRNAFTPRTVQELIDAFAYARDDSKIGVIVLAGAGDDAFCSGGDQSVRGHGGYVGDDQIPRLNVLDLQRLIRVIPKPVVSMVSGYAVGGGHVLHIVCDLTIAADNAIFGQTGPKVGSFDAGYGAGLLSRIVGQKKAREIWYLCRQYSAKEAKDMGLVNTVVPLEQLEDETVQWCREMLEKSPTALRFLKASFNADTDGLAGLQQMGGDATLLYYTTEEAKEGRDAFKEKRKPDFGQFPRFP